The following is a genomic window from Janibacter sp. DB-40.
GTCCGGCGACTCGAAGCGCCCGAGGTCGTCGCGGATCTCGCGCAGCTCGCTCGTGCAGACGCCGGAGAAGGCGAAGGGGTAGAACACCAGCAGGACCGCCCGGTCGCGCGTCAGCTCGGCCAGGGTGACGTCCGCGCCGTTCTGGTCGCGCAGGGTGAAGTCGGGGGCGATGTCCCCGACCGAGAGGGGCTGCTGACTCATGTCGGCAGTGTGCCAGTCGCGATCAGGCGACACCCTTGCGGGCAGCCAGCCGGGTCGCGACCCAGTGGTCGGAGCACATCACCGAGCCGGAGGTGTGCAGCCCGGCCGTCGTCGCCGCCTCGTCGACCTCGCTCGGGTCGACCTCGCCGTCACGGCCCGGGCGCGGGGTGAGCAGCACGATCGACGAGCCCTCGGCGAGCGTGCCGAGGGTGTCGACGAGGGCGTCGGTGAGGTCACCGTCGTCGTCGCGCCACCACATGATCACCGCGTCGACAACGCCGGTGTAGTCCTCGTCCTCGAGCTCGGCGCCAACGACGTCCTCGATCGCGGCACGCAGCGCCTCGTCGACGTCATCGTCCCAGTTGTACTCCTGGACGATCTGGTCGTGGGCGAAGCCCAGCTTGTCCACGGCACCGCGGGTCATCTCGTCCTCCCGGGCCGTCGCGTCCCCCGTCAAGGTGGTGGTCCTTCCTTCGCTTCGGTGATCAGTCATCAGGGCCAGTCCACAGTGTCCGGCGTCGGATCGCAACCAACGGGCCCGCTCGAACGTCGTCTGGCGTGGCTCGCGCGGGCCGCCGCGAGGTGCGCGAGACGTTGCGCGTCGTCGGTCGAGAGGTGCTCCACACGCGGGCGGACCGGCCCCACGGTGCTGAGGAACTGGACGCTCGCGAGGTCGAGCCGGCGGTCCAGCGGCCCCTGCTGGAGGGTCATGGACTGGATCCGCCCCCAGGGCACGACCTGCAGGACCCGGTCGAGCCACCCCGAGCGGGTGAGCACGGCCCGTCGCCCGGGCAGGTAGCCGATCCGCCGGCGGGCGAAGGGGTGGAACCACCTGGCCGCGGACGGCACCCCGACGAAGCCCTCGGGCGTGTCGGCGACGAGCGAGGCGACCTCGGCCGTGGTCACCGGGTCGGCGGTGACCGCCTCGAGCAGGCGCAGCACCTCGTCGGTCGTGGCGACGGGCACGAGGACGCTCTCGCCGGAGTCCCCGTCGGCGGAGGCGATGCGAGCCCCGGCGACGTTGACCTTGAGCGTCCACCACCCGGCGCGGCGCCACAGGACGGGCTGCTGGACCTCGAGTGCCTGCACGCGCTGCAGCGGCACGGAGGAGTGGCGGGTGTCGGTCAGTCCGCGCTGGCTCGTGAGCGTCTGCCCCCGCAGGGCAACCGTCAGCCCGTACCACCGGGTGAGCCTGATGATGCTGCGCATGCCGGTGATGAGGACGACGGGCAGGAAGCCACCGATGACCACGCCGAGGTCGACGAAGGTCAGCACGAGCGCGAGGCAGAGCAGCGCGAGGAAGAAGATCGTGTCCCAGGAGAGCAGCACCGAGGCGATCAGCCGCTCGACGGGTACCCGCAGCAGGGGCACAGCCGGCTCTGCGGCACCACGCCCCGGCCACGGCCCCTCCGGCCCGGCGGGAGGCACGGGTCCGCCCTTGGGCCTCGCAAGCTCGGCCCTTGAGTCGGGCGAACCCATCCCTCCCTCTGGGCCTGGTGATGGTGTCGGCTGCTGCGCCTCCGCCGCCAGGCCGAGCAGCCGGGCGCGGACCGCCTCGGCGTCGGTGTGCCTGAGGTAGGCGATGGACACGTGGGAGTCGCCGCCGCCGGCGGACTCGACGCGCACTTCGGACAGTCCGGTCATCCGCGCGAGGAGCGGACGGACGAGGTCGACGGCCTGGATGCGGTCGTAGCGCACCTGGCGGTGCTGGCGCATGATCGCGCCCGAGTGCATCTCCAGCCCGGTGTCCCCGAGCCGGTAACGGGTGAACCACCACGACAGCAGGCCGAGGAGCACCGCCCCGACGACGGTCAGGAGCACGAGCACGGCCGGGACGAGGAGGGAGGTCTCCCCCTCGCCGGGTGCCGGTGGCCCGGCGGCACCGACGACCCGGTCGATCTGCTGGGACAGGACGTAGCCGAAGACGGCGATGACCACGAGGCCACCGCGGATGAAGGGCGAGAGGGGGTGGACGCGCGAGAAGCCGTCCCCACCCCCTTCGCCCCCGGAGGGCTCGTCGAGCGTCACAGGCCCGCTCGCTGCGCCTCGCCGTGGGCCGCGAGCCGCACGCGCAGCTCCTCGGCCACGTCGACGGGCAGGCCGGGGATGTCCCCGCTGCTGGCCGGGGACGCGGTGTTGACCGTGATGTCGGCCAGTCCCTTGGCCCGCTTGTAGGGGCCGGAGGAGATGTCGACGTACTGGATGCGGCCGTAGGGGATCGTGACCAGCGAGCGCCACATGCGGCCCTTGCGGATGGCCAGCTCCTCGGGCAGCTCCACCCAGCTGATCGCCGCGACCTGGCGCGGGATGAGCCACATCAGCCACAGCCACAGGCCCGTCAGCAGCACGGTCACGAGGACCAGCCACGGGGTGATGAACGCCGCCGCCAGGGCCGCGGCGACGGCGGGTGGCAGGAGGGTCGCAGTCGTGCTCACCTGTCGCACCTCGGCCAGCAGTGGTGAGACCGGACGCCACTGCGCGCCGTGGTCCCCCGTCAGCGGGAGCACCGACGGGGCCGGCGAAGGGGGTTGGGTCTCGTCGTCGTCCACGGCACCATCACACCAGACCCCGTCCGTAGGCTGGCCACATGGTCAGGCGAGCGAAGGCGGGTCCATGGGACGGATGACGCAGCGGCTGCGCGCACAGCGCATGGGCGACCGCGCGGTCAGCAGGATCGAGTCGCTCGCCGTCGAGGAGCCCCTGGAGATCCGGGTGGCATCCCTCCCGGCCGCGGGTCTGGCCGCGGGCGGTGCACCGAGCGAGCTGCGGCCGCCGTCGACCACCGTGACGACGACGATGCGCCTGCCGGGTGACGACTTCGACCTCGCGCTGGGGCACCTGGTCACCGAGGGGCTCATCGGCGACGCCGAGGACGTCGCCGCGATGATGCACTGCACCGACACCGGTCCGGACGGCTCGCCGACCTTCAACGTCGTCGAGGTCACCCTCGCGGCAGGGGTCTCGCTGCGGCGCCCCGTGACGGCCCGCACGGAGGTCGCGACCAGCGCGTGCGGGGTGTGCGGGTCGACCTCCGTCGACGACCTGCTCGAGGCCCTCCCCCACTCCCCTCCGACGACCCGGCCCGCCACTCGCTGGAGCACATCCACGCCGGGATGGCGGCCATGCGCGAGCGCCAGAAGGTCTTCGAGGCCACCGGTGGCGTCCACGCCGCCGCTCTGCTCGACCCGGACGGCCGCCTCCTGGTGGTCCGGGAGGACATCGGTCGGCACAACGCCGTCGACAAGGTCATCGGGTGGGCCGCGCGCGAAGGGGGTCTCCCCCTTCGCGGGCACGTCCTGCTGGTCTCCTCCCGGGCCGGCTTCGAGATCGCGCAGAAGGCGGCCGTGGCCGGCGCCCCGGTGCTCGCCTGCGTCTCGGCCGCGACCACCCTGGCCGTGGAGGTCGCCGAGCGCAGCGGGTTGACCCTGCTCGGGTTCGTCCGGGAGCCGAGGGCCACCGCGTACGCCCATCCCGAGCGCGTCACCGGCTGACCGGGACGTCGCTCCCGTCCGTTCCCCGACCCCGGCTTGTGACGCGCGACACGGGGGAGGGAAGATGACTGTGTCTCCCGACACCCCCCGGGAGTGTTCTTCGGAAAGGACGACGACGTGCCCGGATCTGCCGATCACCTCAGCGACGGCCCCATCCTCAACGGCATCCCCACCCACCTGCCGGACATCGACCCCGACGAGACGGCGGAGTGGCTGGAGTCGATCGATGCCGTCATCGACGAGGCGGGGCGTGAGCGCGCCCGGTACGTGATGCTGCGGCTGCTCGAGCGGGCCCGGATGAAGAGCGTCGGCGTCCCGTCGTTGACCACGACCGACTACGTCAACACCATCTCCCCGACCAACGAGCCGTGGTACCCCGGCGACCAGGAGGTCGAGCGCCGCTACCGCGCCTGGATCCGCTGGAACGCCGCGATCCAGGTCCACCGTGCCCAGCGCCCGGGAGTGGGCGTCGGCGGCCACATCTCCTCCTACGCCTCCGCGGCGACGATGTACGAGGTGGGCTTCAACCACTTCTGGCGGGGCAAGGACCACCCCGGCGGCGGCGACCAGATCTTCTTCCAGGGGCACGCCTCCCCCGGGATGTACGCGCGCGCCTTCCTCGAGGGCCGTCTCAGCGAGGAGCAGATGGACGGCTTCCGGCAGGAGGCCGCGACGCTGGCGGGCGACTCCGAGACCGGCATGCCCTCCTACCCGCACCCGCGCCTGATGCCGGACTTCTGGGAGTTCCCCACGGTCTCCATGGGCATCGGCCCGATGAACGCGATCTACCAGGCGCAGTTCAACAAGTACCTGCACAACCGCGGGATCAAGGACACCTCCGAGCAGCACGTGTGGGCCTTCCTCGGTGACGGCGAGATGGACGAGCCGGAGAGCCGCGGCCTGCTGCAGACGGCGGCCTTCGAGGAGCTGGACAACCTCACCTTCGTCGTCAACTGCAACCTGCAGCGGCTCGACGGCCCGGTGCGCGGCAACGGGAAGATCATCCAGGAGCTCGAGGCGCAGTTCCGCGGCGCGGGCTGGAACGTCATCAAGGTGATCTGGGGCCGCGGCTGGGACCCGCTGCTGGCCGCCGACCACGACGGCGCCCTGGTCAACCTGATGAACCAGACGCCCGACGGCGACTACCAGACCTTCCGGGCCAACGACGGCGCGTACGTGCGCGAGCACTTCTTCGACCGCGACCCGCGCACGCGCAAGCTGATCGAGGACTGGTCCGACGCGGACGTGTGGTGGAAGCTCAAGCGCGGCGGCCACGACTACAACAAGGTCTACGCCGCCTACCGCGCCGCGATGGAGCACTCCGGCCAGCCGACGGTCATCCTCGCGAAGACGATCAAGGGCTACGGCCTGGGCTCGAGCTTCGCCGGTCGCAACGCCACCCACCAGATGAAGAAGCTGACGATCGAGGACCTCAAGGGCCTGCGCGACGGCCTGCAGATCCCGATCTCCGACGAGGAGCTGGAGAAGGACCCGTACCTGCCGCCCTACTACCACCCGGGCGAGGACGACGAGGGCATCCAGTACATGAAGGAGCGCCGCGAGAAGCTCGGCGGGGGCCTGCCGGAGCGCCGGGTCGACTACGAGCCCCCGACGCTGCCCGCGAAGGAGAAGTACGGGCAGCTGGCCAAGGGGTCGGGCAAGCAGGAGATCGCGACGACGATGGCCTGGGTGCGCCTGCTCAAGGACCTCATGCGGGAGAAGGGGTTCGGCGAGCGGATCGTGCCGATCATCCCGGACGAGGCCCGCACCTTCGGCATGGACTCCTTCTTCCCGACGAAGAAGATCTACAACCCGCACGGGCAGAACTACACCTCGGTCGACGCCGACCTCATGCTCGCCTACCGCGAGTCCGAGACGGGGCAGCTGCTCCACACCGGCATCAACGAGGCCGGCTCGGTGGCGGCGTTCACCGCTGCGGCGACGAGCTACGCCACGCACGGCGAGCCGATGGTGCCGGTCTACATCTTCTACTCGATGTTCGGCTTCCAGCGCACCGGTGACTTCATCTGGGCCGCGACCGACCAGATGTCGCGCGGCTTCATGCTCGGCGCCACGGCCGGCCGCACGACGCTGACCGGTGAGGGGCTGCAGCACGCCGACGGGCACTCCCCGCTGCTGGCCGCGACGAACCCGGCCGTCGTGTCCTGGGACCCGGCCTACGGCTTCGAGATCGCGCACATCATGCGCCAGGGCCTGGAGCGGATGTACGGCGGCGACGCGCCCCAGACCGACATGGCGCGCAACGTCGTCTACTACCTCACCCTCTACAACGAGCCGATCGTGCAGCCGCCCGAGCCCGAGGGCCTGGACGTCGACGGGCTGCTCCGGGGCATGTACCGCTACGCGGCCGGGGACGACTCCGGACTCGGGGACACCCCACCGCGCTGCCAGCTGCTCGCCAGCGGTGTCGGCATGCCGTGGGCCCTGGACGCGCAGGAGCTGCTGCGCGAGGACTGGGGCGTGGTCGCCGACGTGTGGTCGGTGACCAGCTGGACGGAGCTGCGCCGCGAGGCGATGCGGTGCGACGAGGAGCGCTACCTCCACCCGGAGAACGAGCGTCGCACGCCGTACGTCACCCGTGCGCTGGAGAACTCCGTCGGCCCGATCGTCGCGGTCTCGGACTACATGAAGCAGGTCCAGGACCAGATCCGGCCGTGGGTCCCGGAGGAGTTCTCCGCCCTGGGCACCGACGGTTTCGGTTTCTCGGACACGCGCGCCGCCGCTCGCCGGTACTTCCACGTCGACGGTCCGTCGATGGCGGTCCGGGCGCTGCAGATGCTCGCCGACCGCGGTTGGGTGGCCGAGGACGTGCCGGGCAAGGCCGCCGAGAAGTACCGCCTGCTCGACGTCACCGCCGGCACCTCCGGCAACGCCGGGGGCGACGCCTGAGGTCGCGCAGCAACCACATCGAAGGGGGTGCCCTCCGCCGATCACGGCGCGGGCGCCCCCTTCGCACGAGTGCGGGGCTCAGCGCATGACCGCGAGCATCCCCGTCAGCGCCTGCACCGCCTGGCAGCCGCACCGGACCACGTGCGGGAAGGGGACCCTGATGTCGCGGTCCCCCGCGTCGGGCGTGCTCTCGCGCGCGACGAGCCCGGTCTCGTCGGCCAGGAGCGGCCGCACGACGCCGGACTCGTGGAGCGGGACGACACCGGCGACGAGCCGGCGCAGGTCCTGACGATGGTGGCTGTCGAGGTGGGCCATCCACTCGTCCTGCCACCCCGCGAGCGCGTCCACGTCGGCAGCGGCGTAGTCCTTGGCCTCGACGTGCACCACGTCGCGCAGACCCTCGACCTCCACGCGCCAGTCGAGGGTGATCGACGTGGGAGCCAGCCGGGCGACCAGACCGTCCTCGGTGATCCCCAGGTGCGACCGCAGCTGCTCGTCGACCGGGTGCTGCAGCACCTCGGCGCGGCCACCGAGACGGACCAGCCCACGCACCCTGCCCGGATGGCTCACGGCGGAGACGTCGGCCGCCGTGGCGAGGATGTCCGGACCGGTCGTCCCGGCGGCCACGAGGTGGGCACACGCCGGTGCGGCCTCCCGGAGGGAGAAGAGCAGCGCCCCGGAGGGGGTGACGGCGTGCCTGGCGAGCGGGCGACCCTGCCCGGCAACGCCGACCTCAACCGATCCGGCGCTCGCCACGATCGTCCTGGCCCGTCGTGCCCATGTGCTCATGTGCCCTCCTCGTCAATGAGATTAGGTAAGCCTAACCATAATTGTTCGAGGAGGGGTGGCCGCGACTCGCGGCGCGGCCTCAGCGAGCGGTGACGAACTGCGTCCGCGCCTCCACACCCACGTCGGGGTGGTCGCAGAAGACCCCGTCGACGCCCGCCTCCAGATGGGCGACGACCTCGTCGACCATGCGTCCGTGGGCGGCGGGCCCTGCGCCGATGCGGTGGTCGGCGGGCAGGAAGGCGTTCTCCGCGCGGAAGGTCCACGGGAAGACCTCGAGACCGGCCTCGTGGGCATCGTCGACCAGGCGGGTGGGCTCCCCCAGAGCGCCCTCGGGGGTCCACGGGATGACCTGCTCCTTCGCCGGTGCCAACGCGTCCACCCACGGAGCGAGCCGCTCCATGGCCGGAGGCGTCGTCAGCTCCACGCAGGTGGTGCCCTGCTCGCGCAGGTCGAAGGGGGCTCCCTGCGCCTCGGTCAGGAGCATGGAGCGACCTCGGTAACCGTGCGCGCGCAGGGCCCGCAGGGCGGTCGGCTCGAAGGACTGGAGCCACACCGGAGCCGTCGCGGAGTTGAGGTCGTGCTCCTCGAGCAGCCGGAGGACCTCGAGCTCGGGGTCGAAACCGTGCCCGCGCAGGTAGGTGGAGTGCTTGATCTCGGGCACGATCCCGATGGTGCGGCCGCTGGTGCGGGTCAGGTCCGCCCGTTGCTGCAGCACCTCGTCGAACGTCAGCACCCTCAGGGATCCTTCGTGGGTGACCGACTCCGGCCGCAGCTGCGCGAGGCGCTCCGTGGCGCGCAGGCCCTGCAGCTCCTCGACGGTGAAGTCCTCGGCAAACCACCCGGTGACGACGACCCCGTCGATCTCCTTCGCGGTCATCCGATCGGCGAATCGCGGGTGCTCGGCGACGTCGGTGGTCTGGGCGATCTCCGGCTCGTGCCGGTCGACGAGCACGCCGTCCCGCGTCATGACCAGGTCGGGCTCGATGTAGTCGGCACCCATCCCCACGGCCAGCTCGTAGGCCGCGAGCGTGTGCTCCGGCCGGTAGCCGGAGGCGCCGCGATGGGCGAGGACGAGGATGTCCGTGCTCACCATCCCGAGCGTAGGCACTGTGGACGACCGAGGTGGGACCTTGCCGTGTCCACTGGATGACCGGTGGATGACGGCAGGTCGTCGGTTGCGCCACCGAGGTCCTAGGGTGGGGCGCGTGTCCAAGGTACTCACATCCCTCCCTGTTGGTGAACGTGTCGGCATCGCCTTCTCCGGCGGTCTCGACACCTCGGTGGCCGTCGCGTGGATGCGCGAGAAGGGGGCGGTGCCGTGCACGTACACCGCTGACCTCGGTCAGTACGACGAGGAGGACATCGAGTCGATCCCGGGCCGAGCAGGCCAGTACGGTTCCGAGCTGTCCCGGCTCGTCGACTGCAAGGGTCCCCTGGTCGAGGAGGGGTTGTCCGCCATCGCCTGCGGCGCCTTCCACATCCGCAGTGGTGGTCGCACCTACTTCAACACCACTCCCCTGGGCCGCGCCGTGACCGGCACCCTCCTCGTGCGCGCCATGAAGGAGGACGACGTCTCCATCTGGGGTGACGGGTCGACCTTCAAGGGCAACGACATCGAGCGCTTCTACCGCTACGGCCTCATGGCCAACCCGGGACTGCGGATCTACAAGCCGTGGCTCGACGCCGACTTCGTCACCGAGCTCGGCGGACGCCAGGAGATGTCCGAGTGGCTCACCGAGCGGGGGCTGCCCTACCGCGACAGCGCCGAGAAGGCCTACTCCACCGACGCCAACATCTGGGGAGCGACCCACGAGGCCAAGACCCTCGAGCACCTCGACGCCTCGATGGAGATCGTCACCCCGATCATGGGTGTCCCCTTCTGGGACCAGTCCGTGGCCATCGAGCCCGAGGACGTCACCGTCCGGTTCGAGCGCGGCCGTCCGGTCGCCATCAACGGCGACGACTTCGGCGGGGACGCCGTGGCGATGGTGCGCGCGGCCAACGACATCGGCGGCCGCCACGGCCTGGGCATGTCCGACCAGATCGAGAACCGGATCATCGAGGCCAAGTCCCGCGGCATCTACGAGGGCCCGGCGATGGCGCTGCTGCACATCACCTACGAGCGCCTGGTCAACGCGATCCACAACGAGGACACGATCGCGAGCTACCACGCCGAGGGCCGGCGCCTGGGGCGCCTGCTCTACGAGGGCCGGTGGTTCGACCCGCAGGCACTGATGCTGCGCGAGTCCCTGCAGCGCTGGGTGGCCTCGGTCGTCACCGGTGAGGTGACCATCCGGCTGCGTCGCGGCGAGGACTGGACCATCGTCGACACGACCGGCGAGCACTTCAGCTACCACCCGGACAAGTTGTCGATGGAGCGCACCGAGAGTGCCGCATTCGGTCCCGTCGACCGCATCGGGCAGCTGACGATGCGCAACCTCGACATCGCCGACAGCCGCAGCAAGCTCGAGGTCTACGCCGCCCAGGACCAGCTCAGCGGTGGATACCTCGAGATCATGGGCGACCTCGAGGCCGGCGGCGGCGACCAGATCGCCGCCAACCCCGCGGCCGCGGGCGTCGACGACGAGGACGACGCGCTCGACCGCGCAGCCATGGAGTTCGGCACCGACTGATCACGGTCTTGTGCTGTTCACACATAGACTTCCTCCATGTCACGTCGTGGTCTCGTCTCCCTGACCACCCGCCGCACGGTGCGGCGCAAGGGCGGTGAGCTCGCGACAGCGGCGACGCGGCGACTCGAGGACCAGCACGAGTGGTACGCCACGCTCAGCGCGAAGGAGCGCTCGTGGGTGGGCCTGGTCGCACAGGCCGGCATCGCCAACTTCATCGACTGGCTCAACGGCACCAAGCACGCCGACACCCGGACCATCTTCGGCGCGGCGCCGGCGGAGCTGACCCGCACCATCAGTCTCGCCCAGACGCTCGAGCTCGCCCGGACCGTCGTCGAGGCGGTCGAGGAGCGGGTGGAGGACCTCGCCCGGCCCGGGGACGTCACGGA
Proteins encoded in this region:
- a CDS encoding DUF3052 domain-containing protein: MTRGAVDKLGFAHDQIVQEYNWDDDVDEALRAAIEDVVGAELEDEDYTGVVDAVIMWWRDDDGDLTDALVDTLGTLAEGSSIVLLTPRPGRDGEVDPSEVDEAATTAGLHTSGSVMCSDHWVATRLAARKGVA
- a CDS encoding PH domain-containing protein, which translates into the protein MTLDEPSGGEGGGDGFSRVHPLSPFIRGGLVVIAVFGYVLSQQIDRVVGAAGPPAPGEGETSLLVPAVLVLLTVVGAVLLGLLSWWFTRYRLGDTGLEMHSGAIMRQHRQVRYDRIQAVDLVRPLLARMTGLSEVRVESAGGGDSHVSIAYLRHTDAEAVRARLLGLAAEAQQPTPSPGPEGGMGSPDSRAELARPKGGPVPPAGPEGPWPGRGAAEPAVPLLRVPVERLIASVLLSWDTIFFLALLCLALVLTFVDLGVVIGGFLPVVLITGMRSIIRLTRWYGLTVALRGQTLTSQRGLTDTRHSSVPLQRVQALEVQQPVLWRRAGWWTLKVNVAGARIASADGDSGESVLVPVATTDEVLRLLEAVTADPVTTAEVASLVADTPEGFVGVPSAARWFHPFARRRIGYLPGRRAVLTRSGWLDRVLQVVPWGRIQSMTLQQGPLDRRLDLASVQFLSTVGPVRPRVEHLSTDDAQRLAHLAAARASHARRRSSGPVGCDPTPDTVDWP
- a CDS encoding PH domain-containing protein: MDDDETQPPSPAPSVLPLTGDHGAQWRPVSPLLAEVRQVSTTATLLPPAVAAALAAAFITPWLVLVTVLLTGLWLWLMWLIPRQVAAISWVELPEELAIRKGRMWRSLVTIPYGRIQYVDISSGPYKRAKGLADITVNTASPASSGDIPGLPVDVAEELRVRLAAHGEAQRAGL
- the aceE gene encoding pyruvate dehydrogenase (acetyl-transferring), homodimeric type — protein: MPGSADHLSDGPILNGIPTHLPDIDPDETAEWLESIDAVIDEAGRERARYVMLRLLERARMKSVGVPSLTTTDYVNTISPTNEPWYPGDQEVERRYRAWIRWNAAIQVHRAQRPGVGVGGHISSYASAATMYEVGFNHFWRGKDHPGGGDQIFFQGHASPGMYARAFLEGRLSEEQMDGFRQEAATLAGDSETGMPSYPHPRLMPDFWEFPTVSMGIGPMNAIYQAQFNKYLHNRGIKDTSEQHVWAFLGDGEMDEPESRGLLQTAAFEELDNLTFVVNCNLQRLDGPVRGNGKIIQELEAQFRGAGWNVIKVIWGRGWDPLLAADHDGALVNLMNQTPDGDYQTFRANDGAYVREHFFDRDPRTRKLIEDWSDADVWWKLKRGGHDYNKVYAAYRAAMEHSGQPTVILAKTIKGYGLGSSFAGRNATHQMKKLTIEDLKGLRDGLQIPISDEELEKDPYLPPYYHPGEDDEGIQYMKERREKLGGGLPERRVDYEPPTLPAKEKYGQLAKGSGKQEIATTMAWVRLLKDLMREKGFGERIVPIIPDEARTFGMDSFFPTKKIYNPHGQNYTSVDADLMLAYRESETGQLLHTGINEAGSVAAFTAAATSYATHGEPMVPVYIFYSMFGFQRTGDFIWAATDQMSRGFMLGATAGRTTLTGEGLQHADGHSPLLAATNPAVVSWDPAYGFEIAHIMRQGLERMYGGDAPQTDMARNVVYYLTLYNEPIVQPPEPEGLDVDGLLRGMYRYAAGDDSGLGDTPPRCQLLASGVGMPWALDAQELLREDWGVVADVWSVTSWTELRREAMRCDEERYLHPENERRTPYVTRALENSVGPIVAVSDYMKQVQDQIRPWVPEEFSALGTDGFGFSDTRAAARRYFHVDGPSMAVRALQMLADRGWVAEDVPGKAAEKYRLLDVTAGTSGNAGGDA
- a CDS encoding glycerophosphodiester phosphodiesterase family protein is translated as MSTDILVLAHRGASGYRPEHTLAAYELAVGMGADYIEPDLVMTRDGVLVDRHEPEIAQTTDVAEHPRFADRMTAKEIDGVVVTGWFAEDFTVEELQGLRATERLAQLRPESVTHEGSLRVLTFDEVLQQRADLTRTSGRTIGIVPEIKHSTYLRGHGFDPELEVLRLLEEHDLNSATAPVWLQSFEPTALRALRAHGYRGRSMLLTEAQGAPFDLREQGTTCVELTTPPAMERLAPWVDALAPAKEQVIPWTPEGALGEPTRLVDDAHEAGLEVFPWTFRAENAFLPADHRIGAGPAAHGRMVDEVVAHLEAGVDGVFCDHPDVGVEARTQFVTAR
- the argG gene encoding argininosuccinate synthase; the protein is MSKVLTSLPVGERVGIAFSGGLDTSVAVAWMREKGAVPCTYTADLGQYDEEDIESIPGRAGQYGSELSRLVDCKGPLVEEGLSAIACGAFHIRSGGRTYFNTTPLGRAVTGTLLVRAMKEDDVSIWGDGSTFKGNDIERFYRYGLMANPGLRIYKPWLDADFVTELGGRQEMSEWLTERGLPYRDSAEKAYSTDANIWGATHEAKTLEHLDASMEIVTPIMGVPFWDQSVAIEPEDVTVRFERGRPVAINGDDFGGDAVAMVRAANDIGGRHGLGMSDQIENRIIEAKSRGIYEGPAMALLHITYERLVNAIHNEDTIASYHAEGRRLGRLLYEGRWFDPQALMLRESLQRWVASVVTGEVTIRLRRGEDWTIVDTTGEHFSYHPDKLSMERTESAAFGPVDRIGQLTMRNLDIADSRSKLEVYAAQDQLSGGYLEIMGDLEAGGGDQIAANPAAAGVDDEDDALDRAAMEFGTD